In one Photobacterium swingsii genomic region, the following are encoded:
- a CDS encoding DUF2303 family protein, with product MSLTPEAIQTLVNNGNAPLFLDQLKDAETSSQVIAIPSEYKLQDLEAYQEHRNSLRGKFETNVIDEFIKYNKDHAEDGTKTFVDADTMKAETIFDVGTRDKAGHQRHRASLSLKRTAPYKALLNLSGSPMPQKEMAEWLEDYSEFLTAFSSDGKVIEMDKASAAIRDLNFEVVRGSERQVQDFSQQQSEYERVATKTKEDLVIPAAFVFTCEPYHGLESRKFEMRLSIVRNEILTLRIKRLEETQELMAFEFLEIIVQKQSDMEMNVPTYIGEF from the coding sequence ATGTCATTAACTCCAGAAGCGATCCAAACACTTGTTAACAATGGCAATGCGCCCCTATTCCTTGACCAACTAAAGGATGCAGAGACAAGTTCCCAGGTTATTGCAATTCCAAGTGAGTACAAATTACAAGATCTTGAAGCATACCAAGAACACCGCAACAGCTTGCGCGGTAAATTTGAAACAAATGTTATCGATGAGTTCATTAAATACAATAAAGACCATGCAGAAGATGGCACCAAAACATTTGTTGACGCCGATACCATGAAAGCTGAAACAATTTTTGATGTTGGCACACGAGATAAGGCCGGACACCAACGCCACCGTGCAAGTTTGTCATTAAAACGAACAGCGCCATACAAAGCACTCCTAAACTTATCTGGCTCACCAATGCCACAAAAAGAAATGGCCGAGTGGTTGGAAGATTACAGTGAGTTCCTAACTGCATTTTCAAGTGATGGTAAAGTCATCGAAATGGATAAAGCAAGCGCGGCCATTCGTGATCTTAACTTTGAAGTAGTTCGCGGTTCTGAACGCCAAGTGCAAGACTTTAGCCAACAGCAAAGTGAATACGAACGTGTTGCAACGAAGACAAAAGAAGATTTAGTTATACCTGCGGCATTTGTATTTACATGTGAACCCTACCACGGTTTAGAGTCACGTAAATTTGAAATGCGCCTTTCCATTGTTCGCAATGAAATCCTAACTCTACGCATTAAGCGATTGGAAGAAACCCAAGAACTAATGGCTTTTGAGTTCTTAGAAATCATCGTTCAGAAACAATCAGACATGGAAATGAACGTACCGACGTACATTGGTGAATTTTAA
- a CDS encoding ATP-binding protein: MSIFTKILKRAGDTSEVSVSKAIENHKRFREDAESRQLEHFSRQFKEHAIKNALSGSSIPPIHQHCRFDNYEIYDNNQVNALAFAKSYAERIGKDSYQPSFIFSGTCGTGKNHLSAAICLSVINNGGMAKMITLNELHQQFRSRCFGESPTMKETIFMENLAKLDLLVIDEVGLQSNSPAQKIFIDQVINDRANKALPTGMITNLDFEGFTRSVSARVLDRMQAYGGAWINFEWESYRTRKVNNNEH; the protein is encoded by the coding sequence ATGAGCATTTTCACTAAGATACTAAAACGCGCTGGTGATACGTCAGAGGTGAGTGTCAGTAAAGCCATAGAAAACCATAAGCGATTCAGGGAAGATGCTGAATCTAGGCAGTTAGAGCACTTTTCACGACAATTTAAGGAACACGCAATCAAAAATGCGCTAAGTGGTTCGAGCATACCTCCTATCCACCAGCATTGCAGATTTGATAACTACGAAATTTACGACAACAACCAAGTTAATGCTTTGGCGTTTGCCAAGTCATACGCAGAAAGAATCGGTAAAGACTCATATCAACCTAGCTTTATTTTCAGCGGAACTTGTGGAACAGGTAAAAATCATTTATCAGCGGCAATCTGCCTATCTGTTATTAATAACGGCGGAATGGCGAAGATGATAACGCTCAATGAACTACATCAACAATTTAGATCTAGGTGCTTTGGTGAATCGCCAACCATGAAAGAAACCATCTTCATGGAGAACTTAGCAAAATTGGACTTATTAGTTATTGATGAGGTAGGGCTACAGTCAAACAGCCCGGCTCAAAAGATTTTTATCGATCAGGTCATCAACGACCGAGCCAATAAAGCATTACCAACAGGAATGATTACTAACTTGGACTTTGAGGGATTCACTAGATCTGTAAGTGCTAGGGTGTTAGATCGTATGCAAGCGTATGGCGGCGCTTGGATTAATTTTGAATGGGAAAGCTACAGGACGAGAAAGGTTAATAATAATGAGCATTGA
- a CDS encoding helix-turn-helix domain-containing protein — protein MTMSILARNIETRKRDLGIPTSIKLAKDSGVSRAVLTNIKNNPDKSIMLDSAVRLAESLQCRLEWLATGKGSPTADEYIIASKIEHGAPLVTLNELVNANLSELTQTLLETNRERLPCPIGNSHNQIVIRVSEKLGKYYAGGYMWFDVTKTPVSGQVVLVKTESNVEVMEFQSAHGRQFLKSLNDELPMDLRLSEINDQTLIATFSAYAIF, from the coding sequence ATGACGATGTCAATTCTCGCTCGTAATATTGAGACAAGAAAGCGTGATTTAGGGATCCCAACGAGCATTAAATTAGCGAAAGATAGTGGTGTTAGCCGCGCAGTTTTAACTAATATTAAAAACAATCCTGACAAAAGCATCATGCTAGATTCAGCAGTTAGGCTTGCTGAATCACTACAATGTAGGTTGGAATGGTTAGCGACAGGGAAAGGCTCACCAACAGCAGACGAATATATAATTGCCTCGAAAATTGAACACGGCGCACCTTTAGTGACGTTGAATGAATTAGTTAATGCTAACCTATCAGAGCTTACACAAACGCTCCTAGAAACCAATCGAGAACGTTTACCTTGCCCAATTGGTAATTCTCACAATCAGATAGTGATCAGAGTGTCTGAAAAACTAGGCAAATACTATGCGGGTGGTTATATGTGGTTTGATGTCACAAAGACACCTGTGAGCGGTCAAGTTGTCTTGGTTAAGACGGAATCTAATGTAGAGGTCATGGAGTTCCAATCAGCCCATGGCAGACAGTTTTTGAAATCACTAAATGATGAACTACCAATGGACTTAAGGCTTAGTGAAATAAATGATCAGACTCTCATCGCTACATTTTCCGCTTACGCAATTTTTTAA